A window of the Hypomesus transpacificus isolate Combined female chromosome 22, fHypTra1, whole genome shotgun sequence genome harbors these coding sequences:
- the hgsnat gene encoding heparan-alpha-glucosaminide N-acetyltransferase isoform X2, which translates to MDEASLTINNELDSEMVVSWLSDHCYQCLLQPLGVVPAGPGPGMPSSVDFTVGTQHGITLQLNSTPVNLELCRVQFHFGEQGNYSIWVKNLNDSSVVNCSLITDKEPVNIYIPILIASLLFTGLAIVWAIAGSITRLDAVRNVMLRLGNSMETERLINSELGTPGRTVETATDTILPTQPAPTKRLRSLDTFRGLSLVIMVFVNYGGGRYWFFRHESWNGLTIADLVFPWFVFIMGTSIALSIHSMLRGGSTRCSLLWKTAWRSMQLFLIGVFIINPNYCLGPLSWDTLRIPGVLQRLAFSYLVVACLDLCVARTRLDNLPMDAWWFPVREFLLYWPAWLVVVALETLWLCLTFLLPVPDCPNGYLGPGGIGDMGLYPNCTGGATGYIDRWLLGDRHIYQTPTSHVIYFSHMPFDPEGVLGSINSVLMAFLGLQAGKILLHYKELHYSVISRFLIWGLILGVISATLTKCSRDQGFIPVNKNLWSLSYVTTLACLAYVVLVLVYYTVDVKHWWSGAPFYYPGMNSILVYVGHEVFEDYFPFRWKMANSQSHAAHLTQNLLATSLWVLISFLLYRKKIFWKI; encoded by the exons tgtttgctCCAGCCCCTGGGCGTGGTACCGGCTGGGCCGGGTCCTGGCATGCCCAGCTCGGTGGACTTTACTGTGGGCACGCAGCATGGCATCACCCTGCAGCTCAACAGCACCCCTGTTAATCTGGAGCTCTGCAG GGTTCAGTTTCACTTTGGGGAGCAAGGAAACTACTCTATATGGGTGAAGAACCTCAATGACTCCTCGGTGGTCAACTGCTCCTTGATCACCGACAAAGAGCCAGTCAACATCTACATAC ccATCCTGAtagcctccctcctcttcactgGGCTGGCCATAGTCTGGGCCATCGCAGGCTCGATCACACG GCTGGATGCGGTGAGGAATGTAATGCTGCGGTTGGGCAACTCCATGGAAACGGAGAGGCTCATCAACTCT GAACTTGGAACTCCAGGCAGGACAGTAGAGACGGCCACAGACACCATCCTTcccacccagccagcccccaCCAAGAGGCTTCGGTCTCTGGACACCTTCAGAGg GTTGTCCTTGGTGATCATGGTGTTTGTGAACTACGGTGGAGGCAGGTACTGGTTCTTCAGGCACGAGAGCTGGAATG GGCTGACCATTGCTGACCTGGTATTTCCATG gTTTGTGTTCATCATGGGGACATCCATAGCCCTGTCCATTCACTCCATGCTGCGAGGGGGCTCCACGCGCTGCTCTCTCCTGTGGAAGACTGCATGGAGGAGCATGCAGCTCTTCCTCATAGGCGTCTTCATAATCAACCCCAACTACTGCCTGGGCCCCT tgtcATGGGACACCCTGCGTATCCCTGGAGTACTGCAGCGACTGGCCTTCTCTTACCTGGTGGTGGCATGTCTGGACCTGTGTGTGGCCCGGACACGCCTGGACAACCTCCCTATG gATGCCTGGTGGTTCCCTGTCAGGGAGTTTCTTCTCTACTGGCCGGCCTGGCTGGTCGTAGTCGCCCTGGAAACGCTCTGGTTGTGTCTCACCTTTCTGCTCCCTGTGCCAGACTGTccaaa CGGGTATCTGGGTCCCGGAGGCATCGGGGACATGGGCCTCTATCCAAACTGCACCGGCGGGGCCACGGGCTACATCGACCGCTGGCTCCTGGGGGACAGACACATCTACCAGACCCCAACCTCTCAC GTGATCTACTTCAGTCACATGCCCTTTGACCCAGAGGGAGTGCTGGGCAGCATCAACTCTGTACTGATGGCGTTCCTAGGCCTGCAG GCAGGAAAGATACTTCTACACTACAAGGAACTTCACTACAGCGTCATCAGCAGGTTTCTCATTTGGGGTCTCATATTG GGAGTGATATCGGCCACACTGACGAAGTGTTCCCGAGACCAAGGCTTCATCCCAGTCAATAAGAACCTGTG GTCCCTGTCGTACGTGACCACGCTGGCGTGTCTTGCTTAcgtggtcctggtcctggtgtaCTACACTGTAGATGTGAAGCACTGGTGGTCTGGAGCTCCTTTCTActacccag GTATGAACTCGATCCTGGTGTACGTGGGTCACGAGGTCTTTGAGGATTACTTCCCCTTCCGCTGGAAGATGGCCAACAGCCAATCACATGCTGCGCATCTGACCCAGAACCTGCTGGCCACTTCTCTTTGGGTCCTTATCTCCTTCCTGCTGTACAGGAAGAAGATCTTCTGGAAGATCTAG